The following are encoded in a window of Spirochaeta cellobiosiphila DSM 17781 genomic DNA:
- a CDS encoding DnaJ domain-containing protein → MQIAESYKILGVPYGSDLESIKMAYRKLAKQYHPDHGQQNTLLFCKIHDAYTSLKSSSSVIKSRVNGYNEIDILSMGDLLIKGSTSTIRKYAARQLGLSGKMTSYTYLRKGLVDKDMSVVRTVIQSIAKLKMNRAIPELGLIFKKSDSSIRKEILEACLKIGANPMMNYIVQEAKRDLNNEIRFSATLLEKQIRMSMRVNTR, encoded by the coding sequence ATGCAAATAGCTGAGTCGTATAAAATATTGGGAGTACCCTATGGTAGTGATCTAGAATCCATAAAGATGGCGTACCGCAAACTAGCTAAGCAATATCATCCAGATCATGGACAACAGAATACTTTACTTTTTTGTAAGATTCATGACGCGTATACGTCATTAAAATCTTCATCTTCCGTTATTAAATCCAGGGTTAATGGGTATAATGAAATAGATATATTATCTATGGGCGATTTACTAATCAAAGGTTCTACCTCAACTATACGAAAATATGCAGCTAGACAGCTTGGGCTGTCAGGAAAGATGACTTCTTATACCTACCTAAGAAAAGGATTGGTTGATAAAGATATGAGTGTTGTTCGAACTGTCATACAATCCATAGCTAAGCTTAAGATGAATCGGGCCATTCCAGAACTAGGACTAATCTTTAAAAAAAGTGATTCATCAATAAGAAAAGAGATATTAGAAGCTTGTTTAAAGATAGGAGCAAATCCTATGATGAATTATATAGTTCAAGAAGCTAAACGCGATCTTAATAATGAGATAAGATTTAGTGCAACTTTATTAGAAAAACAAATCAGGATGTCCATGCGTGTCAATACGAGATAA
- a CDS encoding ATP-binding protein has protein sequence MSIRDNETVNKKQFITSIYGLINKYWNTGEFDRKEAFRLAHNIKSTYSFAGQNKLAEQAHNLETFLNNIGAVPINDDYVIKVKKQIDDLQSLAYFESSHSKSSDEFEDKLLKESIYRGETLFRIRFTIDPFEIMPYARAFLVVNILEQNMQIIRIEPSIAIHNQSRTYDIYATTKYVSNHIKSLIDVDNIASIDITSLPYTSLTSPYEADVFDVLINNDSYDSNANKIKYLQRQYHFFIISKLRKEKRLDHAYRIFTKSIDNLTNITVNEFFSKYQNRIKDLADHLGKRVILNVENGKLELNQSVLSELDIVFIHLIRNSLAHGIEYAEQRRESGKPQIATISINIEIKNNRLVINYKDDGKGIDRAKIKALASQNIKDNDDKSLIDLISIPGLSTQNEVNSMAGRGLGIEIIRNTIEQKLQGTINVQSLLQKGTEFSIEIPYAFDSEEYLIVNVNKTLMAIPTISIEVYGPLSDMLEIYSQEELPLYKSTMMIDRNTEENTLALICWYGNKKAILLCDEILYKESIDWGEFSLTSTGQSYLYYFEKQGYVKDYLYLDLAFI, from the coding sequence GTGTCAATACGAGATAATGAGACTGTCAATAAAAAACAATTTATAACTAGTATCTATGGATTAATAAATAAATATTGGAATACAGGGGAATTTGATAGAAAAGAAGCTTTTAGACTTGCCCATAATATAAAATCCACCTACTCTTTTGCGGGACAAAATAAATTAGCTGAACAGGCTCATAACCTCGAAACATTCTTAAACAACATAGGTGCTGTACCTATTAACGATGATTATGTCATTAAGGTTAAAAAACAAATTGATGATTTACAATCATTGGCTTATTTTGAAAGCAGTCATTCGAAAAGTTCAGATGAATTTGAAGATAAATTACTAAAGGAATCTATTTATAGAGGAGAAACTCTATTCAGAATAAGGTTTACTATTGATCCCTTTGAAATAATGCCCTATGCAAGAGCTTTTCTTGTTGTAAACATTCTTGAACAAAACATGCAAATCATAAGAATAGAGCCTAGCATTGCCATACATAATCAAAGTAGAACCTATGATATTTATGCTACCACAAAATATGTATCTAATCATATAAAATCATTAATAGATGTAGACAATATAGCATCCATTGATATAACAAGTTTACCATATACTAGTTTAACCAGTCCCTATGAGGCAGATGTTTTTGATGTATTGATCAATAATGATAGTTATGACTCAAATGCTAATAAAATAAAGTACCTTCAGCGTCAATATCACTTTTTTATCATATCAAAACTAAGAAAAGAAAAAAGACTTGATCATGCCTATAGAATCTTTACCAAATCCATTGATAATTTAACCAATATAACCGTTAATGAGTTCTTTTCTAAATACCAAAATAGAATTAAGGACTTAGCAGACCATCTCGGTAAAAGAGTAATTCTTAACGTCGAGAATGGAAAACTTGAATTGAATCAAAGTGTTCTGAGTGAGTTGGATATCGTTTTTATTCATTTGATACGTAACTCTTTAGCACATGGTATTGAATATGCAGAACAACGAAGAGAATCGGGAAAACCTCAAATAGCTACTATTAGTATTAATATAGAAATAAAAAATAATCGATTGGTCATTAACTATAAGGATGATGGTAAGGGAATTGATAGAGCAAAGATTAAGGCTCTAGCCAGTCAAAATATAAAAGATAATGATGATAAAAGTTTAATTGACCTCATAAGTATACCAGGTTTAAGCACACAGAATGAAGTTAATTCCATGGCAGGTAGAGGATTAGGTATTGAAATTATTCGTAACACTATCGAACAAAAATTGCAAGGAACAATCAATGTCCAATCACTTTTACAGAAGGGAACAGAATTTTCTATAGAGATTCCTTATGCCTTTGATAGTGAAGAATATTTAATTGTTAATGTGAACAAAACATTAATGGCCATACCTACCATATCTATTGAAGTCTATGGTCCGTTATCTGATATGCTAGAGATTTATTCTCAAGAAGAATTACCTCTCTACAAGTCAACAATGATGATTGATAGGAATACAGAAGAGAATACATTGGCTCTCATCTGTTGGTATGGAAATAAAAAAGCTATTCTTTTGTGTGATGAGATACTATATAAAGAAAGCATTGATTGGGGTGAATTTTCACTAACGTCGACAGGTCAAAGTTACCTATACTATTTTGAAAAACAAGGGTATGTCAAAGATTACCTTTATCTGGATTTAGCCTTTATATAA
- a CDS encoding glycogen synthase, translating to MKILMAVTEAVPFAKSGGLADMVPALSAALIKKGHEVIIFMPLYGFIDKSRIEPLKQWQEQIFSTHYNNIQYLFWDSSNFSYRNELYNEEGIDYEDNIKAFSSFSKIVLEYCNTTNDFDIIHIHDWMLGTLPIYKKTKYPELTAKTIITIHNIGYQGIFHIKELPILGIDEGEAFYYGLIKDDMINFLHAGISTSDYITTVSPTYAEEILEEEYSFGLGKTIRSRNHRLFGILNGIDIDNWNPSTDPLIEYTFTEESLNRKEKNKLALQKELNLSIDSSKILVGSIGRLVHQKGIEPLVEDNGKLFTRILNSFVDLQFVILGSGITEWENVLTNLSHKHHNLSVINDFDNALAHRIEASADVFFMPSLYEPCGLNQMYSMRYGTIPLASRTGGLCDTIVDVYEDKENATGVLFNSDSDYYSVFQNVKETLFDNKPLMFDIRLRAMKIDFSWIKSAQEYERLYIKAKSR from the coding sequence GTGAAAATATTAATGGCAGTAACAGAGGCTGTCCCTTTTGCAAAGTCAGGAGGACTAGCAGACATGGTACCCGCCTTGAGTGCGGCCCTAATAAAAAAAGGACATGAAGTAATTATCTTTATGCCTCTATATGGTTTTATTGACAAAAGCCGGATAGAGCCTCTAAAGCAGTGGCAAGAACAGATATTTTCTACTCACTATAATAATATCCAATATTTATTTTGGGATTCAAGTAATTTTAGTTATAGAAATGAGCTCTACAATGAAGAAGGTATAGATTATGAGGATAATATTAAGGCATTCTCATCCTTTTCTAAAATAGTCCTTGAGTACTGTAATACCACAAATGACTTTGATATTATACATATCCATGACTGGATGTTAGGAACTCTACCTATATATAAAAAGACCAAATATCCAGAATTAACTGCTAAAACAATTATAACCATTCATAATATTGGTTACCAAGGTATCTTCCATATAAAAGAACTACCGATTCTGGGTATCGATGAAGGTGAGGCTTTCTATTATGGTTTGATAAAAGATGACATGATTAATTTTCTACATGCCGGTATATCCACTTCTGATTATATAACTACTGTATCTCCTACTTATGCAGAAGAAATCCTGGAAGAAGAATATAGTTTTGGTTTGGGAAAAACAATAAGGTCCAGAAATCATCGTTTGTTCGGAATCTTGAATGGAATTGATATTGATAATTGGAATCCCTCAACAGATCCTCTGATTGAATATACTTTCACAGAGGAATCACTAAACAGGAAAGAAAAGAATAAGCTAGCCTTACAAAAGGAATTAAACTTATCGATTGATTCTAGTAAGATCCTGGTAGGTAGTATTGGTCGTTTAGTCCATCAGAAAGGGATAGAACCTCTGGTTGAAGATAATGGAAAACTTTTTACAAGAATTCTGAATAGTTTTGTAGATCTGCAATTTGTGATATTAGGTTCTGGAATTACAGAATGGGAGAATGTGCTAACCAACTTATCTCATAAACATCATAATTTATCTGTTATAAATGATTTTGATAATGCTTTGGCCCATAGGATTGAAGCTTCTGCTGATGTTTTTTTCATGCCCAGTCTCTATGAGCCATGCGGTCTTAACCAAATGTATTCAATGCGCTATGGAACAATTCCTCTTGCTTCTCGAACAGGAGGACTATGTGATACGATTGTTGATGTATATGAAGATAAGGAAAATGCAACGGGAGTATTATTTAACTCTGATTCTGATTATTACAGTGTTTTTCAAAATGTTAAAGAAACATTATTTGATAACAAACCTCTTATGTTTGATATCAGACTGAGAGCTATGAAAATTGATTTTTCATGGATAAAAAGTGCACAGGAATATGAGAGACTTTATATAAAGGCTAAATCCAGATAA
- a CDS encoding GNAT family N-acetyltransferase translates to MWYKVDASLKNQLQQQLLSNESRYIMAVDYFIQNDKHYKDFWIDDEGSCLLLTQDGRLLPYFRSISDYNFELPKKILQKKSQIKAVAGIEKDVLKINEIIKPQHFVNQYYYLKTKEELDSYYCEQVRIIEEWEAEQIHYLQWLYEKEELHIPGYYYSQEISLKVFKKSLAQYTHLLYEDKDTPLAKGNINSRGWNWNQLGGIYTHYNHRNRGLGAIIVKSLLSLSKEDNKSVVLFVNKKNLCANYLYNNLKFTHNDNFAISYYN, encoded by the coding sequence ATGTGGTATAAGGTAGATGCTTCCCTTAAAAATCAGCTACAACAACAACTATTGTCTAATGAATCCCGATATATCATGGCTGTGGATTATTTTATCCAAAATGATAAGCACTATAAGGATTTTTGGATAGACGATGAAGGAAGCTGTTTATTACTAACACAAGATGGTAGACTCTTGCCGTATTTTCGTTCTATTTCTGATTATAATTTTGAATTGCCCAAAAAAATCCTACAAAAAAAATCACAGATTAAAGCTGTAGCTGGAATAGAAAAAGATGTCTTAAAAATTAACGAAATCATAAAACCTCAACATTTTGTTAATCAATATTATTATCTAAAAACGAAAGAAGAATTGGACAGTTATTACTGTGAACAGGTAAGGATAATTGAAGAATGGGAAGCAGAGCAAATACATTATCTACAGTGGTTATATGAAAAAGAGGAACTACACATCCCGGGATATTATTATTCTCAAGAAATTAGCTTAAAAGTTTTTAAGAAATCCTTAGCACAATACACTCACCTATTATATGAGGATAAGGATACCCCTTTAGCTAAAGGTAATATCAATAGTAGAGGGTGGAACTGGAATCAGCTCGGAGGTATCTATACACATTATAATCACAGAAATCGTGGATTAGGTGCTATTATTGTTAAATCCTTACTGTCTCTAAGTAAAGAAGATAATAAATCTGTTGTTTTATTTGTTAACAAGAAAAATCTTTGTGCTAATTATCTGTATAATAATTTAAAATTTACTCATAATGACAACTTCGCTATTAGCTATTATAATTAG